The following coding sequences lie in one Natrinema sp. DC36 genomic window:
- a CDS encoding DUF2061 domain-containing protein, whose amino-acid sequence MIRSITSRSAIHVQKRAIVKTICYRLAMLLITVTVAWSVIGDVNAALNIGLVANLVKTGTYYIYERTWDRIMWGVAT is encoded by the coding sequence ATGATACGGTCTATCACCTCACGATCCGCGATTCATGTTCAAAAGCGGGCGATCGTCAAAACCATTTGTTATCGACTGGCCATGCTCCTGATTACAGTAACTGTTGCGTGGTCGGTCATCGGTGACGTGAATGCCGCGCTAAATATCGGTCTCGTCGCTAACCTCGTGAAGACCGGAACGTACTATATCTACGAGCGGACGTGGGATCGCATTATGTGGGGAGTCGCAACCTGA
- a CDS encoding rubrerythrin-like domain-containing protein encodes MFDIQDNPGKESSYECLQCGEITRSTSHPGNCPTCNRVMQNRANSLE; translated from the coding sequence ATGTTTGACATCCAAGATAATCCTGGAAAAGAATCGTCGTATGAATGTTTACAGTGCGGTGAAATCACACGTTCAACGTCTCACCCTGGAAATTGTCCAACATGTAATAGGGTAATGCAGAACCGGGCAAATTCCCTCGAATAA
- a CDS encoding rhodanese-like domain-containing protein, translating into MAKIEITAEELLAEARQRIDEISAEEAINRHGDGEVVFVDVRDENELDDGLIPGTEHVPRGMIEFKADPTSNYHNLAFDPDKQYVCYCAVGLRSAFVTDRLRRMGYDIVNLDGGIKAWRDAGGAVVPYEVATA; encoded by the coding sequence ATGGCTAAGATCGAGATCACTGCCGAGGAATTGCTTGCTGAGGCCCGCCAGCGCATTGATGAAATCTCCGCCGAGGAAGCAATCAACCGCCACGGCGACGGGGAGGTAGTGTTCGTTGACGTACGAGATGAGAACGAACTTGACGACGGGTTGATTCCGGGCACGGAACACGTACCCCGCGGCATGATCGAGTTCAAGGCCGACCCGACCAGCAACTACCATAACCTCGCATTCGATCCAGACAAGCAGTATGTCTGTTACTGCGCGGTTGGGTTACGCTCGGCATTCGTGACGGACCGCCTCAGGAGGATGGGCTACGATATCGTCAACCTTGACGGCGGGATTAAGGCCTGGCGCGATGCTGGCGGGGCGGTCGTCCCCTATGAGGTGGCGACAGCGTAA
- a CDS encoding carbon starvation CstA family protein, translating to MTKLLTVLGVTVVIFAIAYMVYGRFLHRSFDLDEDRTTPAHRHRDGMEYVPSPKAVLFGHHFSSIAGGAVIIGPITAALAWGWVPAVLWIVVGTVIFGGLNDFVTLVASIRHDGRSIGHIFNRYVGGDGKRMLLSIAVAANLLVIGVLSFMTAVIFDAFPSAATASVFYVVLAVLFGVYWKRLNLPFLVGSILFGAGVMAGVFLGLDHPLVLVSDGTRLPIPTVMNPNVSAWFLLILGYACVASVLPVWVLLQPRDYLSSFLLYAGLFGMLLAVVIGTIFGTATEPLTMNLQPFTGFMSDDFGGVGPLVPMLFPTIFCGAVCGLHSMVCCGTTPKQLSRETDAQAIGYGTTLFEGVLAVIAVGAIAVVPQIPTGTGLKLALPSFATGGGIILSAVGVPPGVGAAFLALMLSAFALTTVDTSIRLGRYFLDEITESTDGPTSSLLSRPVPSASLQTIAAYLLVASGSWNIVWPLFGGSVQIFASLSMFTLAVWLASSDRNRIRVAMLAGAAFVFAMSASALVYLTSSNVARLLDPAWVESTSPLSLVSTAVQILTVVSLLGLSAFIVHAGLRKMWGTRDAEVVDPADD from the coding sequence ATGACCAAGTTACTTACGGTCCTCGGCGTGACGGTTGTCATCTTTGCTATCGCTTACATGGTGTACGGTCGATTCCTGCATCGATCGTTCGACCTCGACGAGGATCGTACGACGCCTGCACACCGCCATCGGGACGGCATGGAGTACGTGCCATCACCGAAGGCCGTACTATTCGGTCACCACTTCTCTAGTATCGCTGGCGGGGCAGTGATCATCGGTCCGATTACTGCGGCACTCGCTTGGGGGTGGGTCCCCGCAGTACTTTGGATCGTCGTTGGAACGGTCATCTTTGGCGGGCTCAATGACTTTGTGACGCTGGTCGCCAGTATCCGTCATGATGGACGCTCGATTGGCCACATCTTCAACCGCTACGTCGGCGGCGATGGGAAGCGAATGCTGCTGTCGATCGCCGTGGCCGCGAACCTGCTCGTCATCGGCGTCCTCTCGTTCATGACGGCAGTCATCTTCGATGCCTTCCCGAGTGCCGCGACGGCAAGCGTCTTCTACGTTGTACTTGCGGTTCTGTTCGGCGTCTATTGGAAGCGCCTCAATCTGCCGTTTCTGGTGGGATCGATACTGTTTGGCGCGGGCGTCATGGCCGGTGTATTCCTCGGTCTCGATCACCCGCTCGTGCTGGTCTCGGACGGCACGAGACTTCCCATTCCAACGGTGATGAACCCCAACGTCTCTGCGTGGTTCCTCCTTATCCTCGGGTATGCGTGCGTCGCTAGCGTCCTTCCAGTGTGGGTGTTGCTTCAGCCGCGGGATTATCTTTCATCGTTCCTGCTGTACGCCGGCCTTTTTGGGATGCTCCTCGCCGTCGTCATCGGGACCATCTTCGGCACCGCTACAGAGCCATTGACCATGAACCTGCAGCCGTTCACCGGGTTCATGAGTGACGACTTCGGCGGAGTTGGACCGCTCGTTCCGATGCTGTTTCCGACCATTTTCTGTGGCGCAGTGTGTGGACTCCACTCCATGGTCTGTTGTGGGACGACGCCCAAGCAACTCTCCCGTGAAACCGATGCTCAGGCTATTGGGTACGGGACAACGCTCTTCGAGGGGGTCCTTGCCGTTATCGCCGTGGGTGCCATCGCGGTCGTTCCTCAAATCCCAACAGGAACTGGCCTGAAGCTCGCCCTCCCGTCATTCGCCACCGGCGGCGGCATTATTCTAAGTGCTGTCGGCGTCCCGCCAGGCGTCGGCGCAGCCTTCCTGGCGTTGATGCTCTCGGCGTTTGCGCTCACCACTGTCGATACTTCGATCCGTCTTGGACGATACTTCCTCGACGAAATTACTGAATCGACGGACGGACCGACAAGTAGCCTCCTTTCTCGGCCCGTTCCAAGCGCGAGTCTCCAGACCATCGCCGCCTACCTGCTTGTCGCCAGCGGTTCGTGGAATATAGTGTGGCCGCTGTTCGGCGGGTCGGTCCAAATTTTCGCCAGCCTCTCGATGTTCACGCTTGCGGTCTGGCTGGCGTCCAGTGACAGGAACCGAATCCGGGTGGCGATGCTCGCGGGAGCTGCCTTCGTCTTCGCAATGAGCGCCTCGGCATTGGTCTATCTCACGTCCTCGAATGTAGCGCGGCTTCTCGATCCGGCGTGGGTTGAGTCTACGTCACCACTCTCGCTCGTCTCAACCGCCGTGCAAATCCTCACCGTTGTGTCGCTACTCGGACTATCAGCGTTCATCGTCCATGCCGGTCTCCGGAAAATGTGGGGAACGAGAGACGCAGAAGTCGTTGATCCCGCCGATGATTGA
- a CDS encoding CoA ester lyase: MVRRSVLFAPGDKPALMRKAAESDADVVVFDLEDAVAPADKQCAREAVREVLDDVESDSEVCVRVNPIGISAAIDLEVVLEGPNPDSVMLPKTEAAEDVRTVDRLLEERDAEFPVLSLIESAAGVLRADDIATADATDALLFGAEDLAADIGAIRTSEGTEVLYARERTVIAASAAGVDAIDIVFTDYTDVDGLREETTFAAGLGYDGKMAIHPDQVPIINDAFTPDDEDVEWAERVLDAQGQTDAGVFEVDGEMIDAPLIAQAERIVERARQAE; the protein is encoded by the coding sequence ATGGTTCGTCGAAGCGTGCTGTTCGCCCCCGGTGACAAACCCGCTCTCATGCGGAAAGCCGCCGAGAGCGACGCCGACGTCGTTGTCTTCGACCTCGAGGACGCAGTCGCCCCGGCAGACAAACAATGCGCACGCGAGGCCGTCCGAGAGGTGCTCGACGACGTCGAGTCCGACAGCGAAGTCTGCGTTCGCGTGAACCCGATCGGCATCTCGGCTGCGATCGACCTCGAGGTCGTTCTCGAGGGGCCCAACCCGGACAGCGTGATGCTCCCGAAGACGGAGGCAGCCGAGGACGTCCGAACGGTCGATCGGCTGCTCGAGGAACGCGACGCCGAGTTCCCGGTGCTGTCGCTCATCGAGTCCGCTGCTGGTGTCCTCCGGGCCGACGATATCGCGACGGCCGACGCGACAGATGCGTTGCTGTTCGGGGCGGAGGACCTCGCGGCAGACATCGGCGCAATTCGAACCAGCGAGGGAACGGAGGTGTTGTACGCCCGCGAGCGGACCGTGATCGCGGCCAGCGCCGCCGGCGTCGACGCGATCGACATCGTCTTCACCGATTACACAGACGTGGACGGACTTCGAGAGGAGACGACGTTTGCTGCGGGACTCGGTTACGACGGCAAAATGGCGATCCATCCCGACCAGGTCCCGATCATCAACGACGCGTTCACGCCAGACGACGAGGACGTCGAGTGGGCCGAACGCGTGCTGGACGCGCAGGGTCAGACGGACGCGGGCGTGTTCGAAGTCGACGGCGAGATGATCGACGCTCCGCTCATCGCACAGGCCGAGCGCATTGTGGAACGCGCCCGACAGGCGGAGTGA
- a CDS encoding MaoC family dehydratase, translating to MTGRYYEEFEVGETIEHEKRRTISERDNQQFCDMTMNQQPLHLDAEFASETQFGERLVNGLYTMSLAVGITIPDTTDGTIVANLSYDNVEHPNPVHHGDTIRVQSMVTDKRETSDGERGIVIMHVEVFKVNYPDELLVCEFDRTALSLKRERET from the coding sequence GTGACGGGACGCTACTACGAGGAGTTCGAGGTCGGCGAGACCATCGAACACGAGAAGCGACGGACAATCAGCGAGCGCGACAACCAGCAGTTCTGTGATATGACGATGAACCAGCAGCCGCTCCACCTCGACGCGGAGTTCGCCTCGGAGACGCAGTTCGGCGAGCGGCTGGTCAACGGCCTTTACACGATGAGCCTAGCCGTTGGGATCACGATTCCGGACACGACCGACGGGACCATCGTCGCGAATCTATCCTACGACAACGTCGAGCACCCGAACCCCGTTCACCACGGGGACACCATCCGCGTCCAGTCGATGGTGACAGACAAGCGCGAGACCAGCGACGGCGAGCGCGGCATCGTCATCATGCACGTCGAGGTGTTCAAAGTGAACTATCCTGACGAGCTGCTGGTCTGCGAGTTCGATCGGACGGCGCTCTCGCTGAAACGAGAGCGCGAAACGTAG
- a CDS encoding acyl-CoA carboxylase subunit beta yields MRVRISDDATEAQARAIAEAMASQYRDDVTVVTDGGNELGSASYDGGSDATAGSGVDAATGTEPNADLGPTAREEALLEEIDEILEGGPEKYREQLPEQGKLFVRDRLDLWFGDDFLFEDGKFAAFDDWHPGGANADEDTDDRLPADGLITGAAEFEGRDVHFMANDYTVKRGSMAAKGVEKFLRMQQRALKTGKPVLYLMDSSGGRIDQQTGFFANREGIGKYYYNHSMLSGRVPQICVLYGPCIAGAAYTPIFADFTVMVRDVSAMAIASPRMVEMVTGEQIDLQELGGPDVHAQYSGSADLIAEDEEHARELVAKLIGYLPNNSDEKPPRTDGRVPSDSPAEIDAIVPQEPNKGYDMFDVINRVVDAGSTLELRPQFGKEIITSFARIDGRPVGIVANQPAHRAGAIFPDAAEKAAQFIWTCDAYDIPLLYLCDTPGFMAGSQVEKEGILEQGKKMIYATSSATVPKQSVVVRKAYGAGIYAMSGPAYDPESVIGLPSGEIAIMGPEAAINAVYARKLAEIDDPDERERVEQELREEYREDIDIHRMASEVVIDEIVPPSSLREELTNRFTFYESVEKDLPDKKHGTII; encoded by the coding sequence ATGCGAGTCAGAATTTCAGACGACGCGACCGAAGCACAGGCACGGGCGATCGCCGAGGCGATGGCGTCGCAGTACCGGGACGACGTGACCGTCGTCACCGACGGCGGCAACGAACTCGGCAGCGCGTCCTACGACGGTGGGTCTGACGCGACGGCCGGCAGCGGGGTCGACGCGGCAACAGGGACCGAACCGAACGCGGACCTCGGACCGACGGCCCGCGAGGAAGCACTGCTCGAGGAGATCGACGAGATCCTCGAGGGCGGTCCGGAGAAGTACCGCGAGCAACTGCCCGAGCAAGGGAAGTTGTTCGTCCGGGACCGGCTCGACCTCTGGTTCGGCGACGACTTCCTCTTCGAGGACGGAAAGTTCGCGGCGTTCGACGACTGGCATCCGGGCGGTGCGAACGCCGACGAGGACACCGACGACCGGCTGCCGGCCGACGGTCTCATCACGGGCGCCGCCGAGTTCGAAGGCCGAGACGTCCACTTCATGGCCAACGACTACACGGTCAAGCGCGGCAGTATGGCCGCGAAGGGCGTCGAAAAGTTCCTTCGAATGCAACAGCGCGCCCTGAAGACCGGTAAGCCGGTGCTGTACCTGATGGACTCCTCGGGCGGTCGGATCGACCAGCAGACCGGTTTCTTCGCGAACCGCGAGGGAATCGGGAAGTACTACTACAACCACTCGATGCTCTCCGGGCGGGTTCCCCAGATCTGCGTCCTCTACGGGCCCTGTATCGCCGGGGCGGCCTACACGCCCATATTCGCCGACTTCACCGTCATGGTCCGGGACGTGAGCGCAATGGCGATCGCCTCTCCGCGCATGGTCGAGATGGTCACCGGCGAGCAGATCGACTTACAGGAACTCGGCGGTCCAGACGTGCACGCGCAGTACTCCGGGAGCGCGGACCTCATCGCCGAGGACGAGGAGCACGCCCGAGAACTAGTCGCGAAACTCATCGGCTACCTGCCGAACAACAGCGACGAGAAGCCGCCCCGAACAGACGGACGGGTGCCATCCGACTCCCCGGCGGAGATCGACGCTATCGTTCCGCAGGAGCCCAACAAGGGCTACGACATGTTCGACGTTATCAACCGGGTCGTCGACGCCGGGTCGACACTCGAGTTGCGACCGCAGTTCGGGAAGGAGATCATCACTTCCTTCGCCCGGATCGACGGCCGCCCGGTCGGCATCGTGGCCAACCAGCCCGCCCACCGGGCCGGCGCGATCTTCCCGGACGCCGCGGAGAAGGCGGCCCAATTCATCTGGACCTGTGACGCCTACGACATCCCACTCCTCTACCTCTGTGACACCCCTGGCTTCATGGCCGGCTCGCAGGTCGAAAAAGAGGGCATCCTCGAGCAGGGCAAGAAGATGATATACGCGACCTCGTCGGCGACGGTCCCCAAGCAGTCAGTCGTCGTACGCAAGGCCTACGGTGCGGGCATCTACGCGATGTCGGGGCCGGCCTACGATCCGGAAAGCGTCATCGGCCTCCCCTCTGGCGAGATCGCCATTATGGGGCCCGAAGCGGCGATCAACGCTGTCTACGCCCGCAAGCTCGCCGAGATCGACGATCCCGACGAGCGCGAGCGTGTGGAGCAGGAGCTCCGCGAGGAGTACCGCGAGGACATCGACATCCATCGGATGGCCAGCGAGGTCGTTATCGACGAGATCGTCCCGCCGAGCTCGCTGCGCGAGGAACTCACCAACCGCTTCACGTTCTACGAGAGCGTCGAGAAGGACCTGCCCGACAAGAAACACGGGACCATCATCTGA